One Elephas maximus indicus isolate mEleMax1 chromosome X, mEleMax1 primary haplotype, whole genome shotgun sequence DNA segment encodes these proteins:
- the IRAK1 gene encoding interleukin-1 receptor-associated kinase 1 isoform X3: MAGGPGPGDPAAPGAQHFLYEVPPWVMCRFYKVMDALEPADWCQFAALIVRDQTELRLCERSGQRTASVLWPWINRNARVADLVRILTHLQLLRARDIITAWHPPAPLPPPTATTPPLGPSSISVPSEAKARSPRKSQSSASTLLSPGSQTHPGPHLGPTAHPAVPRPALPTPAPCSTEGAHPAPFCWPLPEIAQGTRNFSEELKIGEGGFGCVYRAVMRNTVYAVKRLKEDADLEWNAVKQSFLTEVEQLSRFRHPNIVDFAGYCAQSGFYCLVYGFLPNGSLEDRLHFQTPACAPLSWPQRMDILVGTARAIQFLHQDSPSLIHGDVKSSNVLLDERLMPKLGDFGLARFSRFTGASPGQSSAVARTRTVRGTLAYLPEEYVKTGKLAVETDTFSFGVVVLETLVGQRAVRTQGTGTKYLKDLVEEEAEEAGVALKGGHTTAQAGLASDAWAAPIAAQIYKKHVDPRPGPCPPKLGQPLGQLACCCLHRRAKRRPPMTQVYERLEELQAAAGLPLEPAEPTGRGPPSPQENSYVSTAGIAPSRGAPWQPLAAPSRGLAQAADQLRKGPNEPVESDESMSGLSGALCSWHLTPSPPPGPALPGSPGQGAATWAPAPLRLASCTQAGGVTGESNWGSGPGSWPTALEGSPLASTTSSEPPQIVINPARQKMVQKLALYEDGVLDSLQLLSSSSLPGLGLGPADRQGPEESDEFQS; encoded by the exons ATGGCCGGGGGCCCGGGCCCGGGGGACCCCGCGGCCCCCGGCGCCCAGCACTTCTTGTACGAGGTGCCGCCCTGGGTCATGTGCCGCTTCTACAAGGTGATGGACGCCCTGGAGCCTGCCGACTGGTGCCAGTTCG CGGCCCTGATCGTACGCGACCAGACCGAGCTTCGGCTCTGCGAGCGCTCGGGACAGCGCACGGCCAGCGTCCTGTGGCCCTGGATCAATCGCAACGCCCGCGTGGCCGACCTCGTGCGCATCCTCACGCACCTGCAGCTCCTCCGCGCTCGGGACATCATCACGGCCT GGCATCCTCCTGCCCCTCTCCCGCCCCCCACCGCCACCACCCCGCCCCTGGGGCCCAGCAGCATCTCTGTCCCCTCTGAGGCCAAGGCCAGGAGCCCCAGGAAGTCGCAGTCCTCAgcctccaccctcctctccccag GTTCCCAGACCCATCCTGGGCCCCACCTCGGCCCCACCGCACACCCTGCCGTCCCCCGACCAGCACTGCCAACTCCAGCCCCTTGCTCCACCGAG GGGGCCCACCCTGCCCCGTTCTGCTGGCCCCTCCCTGAGATTGCCCAGGGCACCCGCAACTTCTCCGAGGAGCTCAAGATCGGTGAGGGTGGTTTTGGCTGCGTGTACCGGGCGGTGATGAGGAACACGGTGTATGCTGTGAAGAGGCTGAAGGAG GACGCCGATCTGGAGTGGAACGCTGTGAAGCAGAGCTTCCTGACTGAGGTGGAGCAGCTGTCCCG GTTTCGTCACCCAAACATTGTGGACTTTGCCGGCTACTGTGCTCAGAGCGGCTTCTACTGCCTAGTCTACGGCTTCCTGCCCAATGGTTCCCTGGAAGACCGCCTCCACTTCCAG ACCCCGGCCTGCGCCCCCCTCTCCTGGCCTCAGCGAATGGACATCCTTGTGGGCACAGCCCGGGCAATTCAGTTCTTACACCAGGACAGCCCCAGCCTCATCCACGGGGATGTCAAGAG TTCCAATGTCCTCCTGGATGAGAGACTGATGCCCAAGCTGGGAGACTTTGGCCTCGCCCGTTTTAGCCGCTTTACTGGTGCCAGCCCTGGCCAAAGCAGTGCCGTGGCCCGGACTCGGACGGTGCGGGGCACCCTGGCCTACCTGCCCGAGGAATATGTCAAGACAGGGAAGCTGGCCGTGGAGACCGACACTTTCAGCTTTGGGGTG GTGGTGCTGGAGACCCTGGTGGGCCAGAGGGCTGTGAGAACACAGGGAACTGGGACCAAGTACCTG AAGGACCTGGTCGAAGAGGAGGCGGAGGAGGCCGGGGTGGCCCTGAAAGGTGGCCACACCACAGCGCAGGCAGGTCTGGCCTCGGATGCCTGGGCTGCTCCAATCGCTGCCCAGATCTACAAGAAACACGTGGATCCCAGGCCCGGGCCCTGCCCACCCAAGCTAGGCCAGCCCCTGGGCCAGCTGGCCTGCTGCTGCCTGCACCGCAGGGCTAAGAGGAGGCCCCCCATGACCCAG GTGTACGAGAGGCTTGAGGAGCTGCAGGCAGCAGCAGGGCTGCCCCTGGAGCCTGCTGAGCCCACCGGCCGTGGTCCACCCTCCCCACAGGAGAACTCCTATGTATCCACCGCCGGCATTGCCCCAAGCAGGGGCGCCCCCTGGCAGCCCCTGGCAGCGCCATCCAGAGGCCTGGCCCAGGCTGCAGACCAGCTCCGGAAAGGCCCCAACGAGCCTGTGGAGAGCGACGAGAGCATGTCCGGCCTCTCTGGTGCCTTGTGCTCCTGGCACTTGACTCCAAGCCCCCCCCCAGGCCCGGCCCTGCCAGGTAGCCCTGGGCAAGGAGCTGCCACCTGGGCCCCAGCGCCCCTCAGACTGGCCAGCTGCACTCAGGCAGGGGGTGTCACCGGAGAGTCAAATTGGGGGAGCGGCCCGGGGTCCTGGCCCACAGCCTTGGAAG GGTCACCGCTGGCTAGTACCACATCATCTGAGCCACCGCAGATCGTCATCAACCCCGCCCGACAGAAGATGGTGCAGAAGCTGGCCCTGTACGAAGATGGGGTGTTGGACAGCCTCCAGCTGCTGTCCTCGAGCTCACTCCCAG GCTTGGGCCTGGGCCCTGCGGACAGGCAGGGGCCTGAAGAGAGTGACGAGTTTCAGAGCTGA
- the IRAK1 gene encoding interleukin-1 receptor-associated kinase 1 isoform X1, protein MAGGPGPGDPAAPGAQHFLYEVPPWVMCRFYKVMDALEPADWCQFAALIVRDQTELRLCERSGQRTASVLWPWINRNARVADLVRILTHLQLLRARDIITAWHPPAPLPPPTATTPPLGPSSISVPSEAKARSPRKSQSSASTLLSPGSQTHPGPHLGPTAHPAVPRPALPTPAPCSTEQSPESPLAFLQGAHPAPFCWPLPEIAQGTRNFSEELKIGEGGFGCVYRAVMRNTVYAVKRLKEDADLEWNAVKQSFLTEVEQLSRFRHPNIVDFAGYCAQSGFYCLVYGFLPNGSLEDRLHFQTPACAPLSWPQRMDILVGTARAIQFLHQDSPSLIHGDVKSSNVLLDERLMPKLGDFGLARFSRFTGASPGQSSAVARTRTVRGTLAYLPEEYVKTGKLAVETDTFSFGVVVLETLVGQRAVRTQGTGTKYLKDLVEEEAEEAGVALKGGHTTAQAGLASDAWAAPIAAQIYKKHVDPRPGPCPPKLGQPLGQLACCCLHRRAKRRPPMTQVYERLEELQAAAGLPLEPAEPTGRGPPSPQENSYVSTAGIAPSRGAPWQPLAAPSRGLAQAADQLRKGPNEPVESDESMSGLSGALCSWHLTPSPPPGPALPGSPGQGAATWAPAPLRLASCTQAGGVTGESNWGSGPGSWPTALEGSPLASTTSSEPPQIVINPARQKMVQKLALYEDGVLDSLQLLSSSSLPGLGLGPADRQGPEESDEFQS, encoded by the exons ATGGCCGGGGGCCCGGGCCCGGGGGACCCCGCGGCCCCCGGCGCCCAGCACTTCTTGTACGAGGTGCCGCCCTGGGTCATGTGCCGCTTCTACAAGGTGATGGACGCCCTGGAGCCTGCCGACTGGTGCCAGTTCG CGGCCCTGATCGTACGCGACCAGACCGAGCTTCGGCTCTGCGAGCGCTCGGGACAGCGCACGGCCAGCGTCCTGTGGCCCTGGATCAATCGCAACGCCCGCGTGGCCGACCTCGTGCGCATCCTCACGCACCTGCAGCTCCTCCGCGCTCGGGACATCATCACGGCCT GGCATCCTCCTGCCCCTCTCCCGCCCCCCACCGCCACCACCCCGCCCCTGGGGCCCAGCAGCATCTCTGTCCCCTCTGAGGCCAAGGCCAGGAGCCCCAGGAAGTCGCAGTCCTCAgcctccaccctcctctccccag GTTCCCAGACCCATCCTGGGCCCCACCTCGGCCCCACCGCACACCCTGCCGTCCCCCGACCAGCACTGCCAACTCCAGCCCCTTGCTCCACCGAG CAGAGCCCAGAGAGCCCACTGGCTTTCCTGCAGGGGGCCCACCCTGCCCCGTTCTGCTGGCCCCTCCCTGAGATTGCCCAGGGCACCCGCAACTTCTCCGAGGAGCTCAAGATCGGTGAGGGTGGTTTTGGCTGCGTGTACCGGGCGGTGATGAGGAACACGGTGTATGCTGTGAAGAGGCTGAAGGAG GACGCCGATCTGGAGTGGAACGCTGTGAAGCAGAGCTTCCTGACTGAGGTGGAGCAGCTGTCCCG GTTTCGTCACCCAAACATTGTGGACTTTGCCGGCTACTGTGCTCAGAGCGGCTTCTACTGCCTAGTCTACGGCTTCCTGCCCAATGGTTCCCTGGAAGACCGCCTCCACTTCCAG ACCCCGGCCTGCGCCCCCCTCTCCTGGCCTCAGCGAATGGACATCCTTGTGGGCACAGCCCGGGCAATTCAGTTCTTACACCAGGACAGCCCCAGCCTCATCCACGGGGATGTCAAGAG TTCCAATGTCCTCCTGGATGAGAGACTGATGCCCAAGCTGGGAGACTTTGGCCTCGCCCGTTTTAGCCGCTTTACTGGTGCCAGCCCTGGCCAAAGCAGTGCCGTGGCCCGGACTCGGACGGTGCGGGGCACCCTGGCCTACCTGCCCGAGGAATATGTCAAGACAGGGAAGCTGGCCGTGGAGACCGACACTTTCAGCTTTGGGGTG GTGGTGCTGGAGACCCTGGTGGGCCAGAGGGCTGTGAGAACACAGGGAACTGGGACCAAGTACCTG AAGGACCTGGTCGAAGAGGAGGCGGAGGAGGCCGGGGTGGCCCTGAAAGGTGGCCACACCACAGCGCAGGCAGGTCTGGCCTCGGATGCCTGGGCTGCTCCAATCGCTGCCCAGATCTACAAGAAACACGTGGATCCCAGGCCCGGGCCCTGCCCACCCAAGCTAGGCCAGCCCCTGGGCCAGCTGGCCTGCTGCTGCCTGCACCGCAGGGCTAAGAGGAGGCCCCCCATGACCCAG GTGTACGAGAGGCTTGAGGAGCTGCAGGCAGCAGCAGGGCTGCCCCTGGAGCCTGCTGAGCCCACCGGCCGTGGTCCACCCTCCCCACAGGAGAACTCCTATGTATCCACCGCCGGCATTGCCCCAAGCAGGGGCGCCCCCTGGCAGCCCCTGGCAGCGCCATCCAGAGGCCTGGCCCAGGCTGCAGACCAGCTCCGGAAAGGCCCCAACGAGCCTGTGGAGAGCGACGAGAGCATGTCCGGCCTCTCTGGTGCCTTGTGCTCCTGGCACTTGACTCCAAGCCCCCCCCCAGGCCCGGCCCTGCCAGGTAGCCCTGGGCAAGGAGCTGCCACCTGGGCCCCAGCGCCCCTCAGACTGGCCAGCTGCACTCAGGCAGGGGGTGTCACCGGAGAGTCAAATTGGGGGAGCGGCCCGGGGTCCTGGCCCACAGCCTTGGAAG GGTCACCGCTGGCTAGTACCACATCATCTGAGCCACCGCAGATCGTCATCAACCCCGCCCGACAGAAGATGGTGCAGAAGCTGGCCCTGTACGAAGATGGGGTGTTGGACAGCCTCCAGCTGCTGTCCTCGAGCTCACTCCCAG GCTTGGGCCTGGGCCCTGCGGACAGGCAGGGGCCTGAAGAGAGTGACGAGTTTCAGAGCTGA
- the IRAK1 gene encoding interleukin-1 receptor-associated kinase 1 isoform X4: MAGGPGPGDPAAPGAQHFLYEVPPWVMCRFYKVMDALEPADWCQFAALIVRDQTELRLCERSGQRTASVLWPWINRNARVADLVRILTHLQLLRARDIITAWHPPAPLPPPTATTPPLGPSSISVPSEAKARSPRKSQSSASTLLSPGSQTHPGPHLGPTAHPAVPRPALPTPAPCSTEQSPESPLAFLQGAHPAPFCWPLPEIAQGTRNFSEELKIGEGGFGCVYRAVMRNTVYAVKRLKEDADLEWNAVKQSFLTEVEQLSRFRHPNIVDFAGYCAQSGFYCLVYGFLPNGSLEDRLHFQTPACAPLSWPQRMDILVGTARAIQFLHQDSPSLIHGDVKSSNVLLDERLMPKLGDFGLARFSRFTGASPGQSSAVARTRTVRGTLAYLPEEYVKTGKLAVETDTFSFGVVVLETLVGQRAVRTQGTGTKYLKDLVEEEAEEAGVALKGGHTTAQAGLASDAWAAPIAAQIYKKHVDPRPGPCPPKLGQPLGQLACCCLHRRAKRRPPMTQVYERLEELQAAAGLPLEPAEPTGRGPPSPQENSYVSTAGIAPSRGAPWQPLAAPSRGLAQAADQLRKGPNEPVESDESMSGLSGALCSWHLTPSPPPGPALPGSPLASTTSSEPPQIVINPARQKMVQKLALYEDGVLDSLQLLSSSSLPGLGLGPADRQGPEESDEFQS, translated from the exons ATGGCCGGGGGCCCGGGCCCGGGGGACCCCGCGGCCCCCGGCGCCCAGCACTTCTTGTACGAGGTGCCGCCCTGGGTCATGTGCCGCTTCTACAAGGTGATGGACGCCCTGGAGCCTGCCGACTGGTGCCAGTTCG CGGCCCTGATCGTACGCGACCAGACCGAGCTTCGGCTCTGCGAGCGCTCGGGACAGCGCACGGCCAGCGTCCTGTGGCCCTGGATCAATCGCAACGCCCGCGTGGCCGACCTCGTGCGCATCCTCACGCACCTGCAGCTCCTCCGCGCTCGGGACATCATCACGGCCT GGCATCCTCCTGCCCCTCTCCCGCCCCCCACCGCCACCACCCCGCCCCTGGGGCCCAGCAGCATCTCTGTCCCCTCTGAGGCCAAGGCCAGGAGCCCCAGGAAGTCGCAGTCCTCAgcctccaccctcctctccccag GTTCCCAGACCCATCCTGGGCCCCACCTCGGCCCCACCGCACACCCTGCCGTCCCCCGACCAGCACTGCCAACTCCAGCCCCTTGCTCCACCGAG CAGAGCCCAGAGAGCCCACTGGCTTTCCTGCAGGGGGCCCACCCTGCCCCGTTCTGCTGGCCCCTCCCTGAGATTGCCCAGGGCACCCGCAACTTCTCCGAGGAGCTCAAGATCGGTGAGGGTGGTTTTGGCTGCGTGTACCGGGCGGTGATGAGGAACACGGTGTATGCTGTGAAGAGGCTGAAGGAG GACGCCGATCTGGAGTGGAACGCTGTGAAGCAGAGCTTCCTGACTGAGGTGGAGCAGCTGTCCCG GTTTCGTCACCCAAACATTGTGGACTTTGCCGGCTACTGTGCTCAGAGCGGCTTCTACTGCCTAGTCTACGGCTTCCTGCCCAATGGTTCCCTGGAAGACCGCCTCCACTTCCAG ACCCCGGCCTGCGCCCCCCTCTCCTGGCCTCAGCGAATGGACATCCTTGTGGGCACAGCCCGGGCAATTCAGTTCTTACACCAGGACAGCCCCAGCCTCATCCACGGGGATGTCAAGAG TTCCAATGTCCTCCTGGATGAGAGACTGATGCCCAAGCTGGGAGACTTTGGCCTCGCCCGTTTTAGCCGCTTTACTGGTGCCAGCCCTGGCCAAAGCAGTGCCGTGGCCCGGACTCGGACGGTGCGGGGCACCCTGGCCTACCTGCCCGAGGAATATGTCAAGACAGGGAAGCTGGCCGTGGAGACCGACACTTTCAGCTTTGGGGTG GTGGTGCTGGAGACCCTGGTGGGCCAGAGGGCTGTGAGAACACAGGGAACTGGGACCAAGTACCTG AAGGACCTGGTCGAAGAGGAGGCGGAGGAGGCCGGGGTGGCCCTGAAAGGTGGCCACACCACAGCGCAGGCAGGTCTGGCCTCGGATGCCTGGGCTGCTCCAATCGCTGCCCAGATCTACAAGAAACACGTGGATCCCAGGCCCGGGCCCTGCCCACCCAAGCTAGGCCAGCCCCTGGGCCAGCTGGCCTGCTGCTGCCTGCACCGCAGGGCTAAGAGGAGGCCCCCCATGACCCAG GTGTACGAGAGGCTTGAGGAGCTGCAGGCAGCAGCAGGGCTGCCCCTGGAGCCTGCTGAGCCCACCGGCCGTGGTCCACCCTCCCCACAGGAGAACTCCTATGTATCCACCGCCGGCATTGCCCCAAGCAGGGGCGCCCCCTGGCAGCCCCTGGCAGCGCCATCCAGAGGCCTGGCCCAGGCTGCAGACCAGCTCCGGAAAGGCCCCAACGAGCCTGTGGAGAGCGACGAGAGCATGTCCGGCCTCTCTGGTGCCTTGTGCTCCTGGCACTTGACTCCAAGCCCCCCCCCAGGCCCGGCCCTGCCAG GGTCACCGCTGGCTAGTACCACATCATCTGAGCCACCGCAGATCGTCATCAACCCCGCCCGACAGAAGATGGTGCAGAAGCTGGCCCTGTACGAAGATGGGGTGTTGGACAGCCTCCAGCTGCTGTCCTCGAGCTCACTCCCAG GCTTGGGCCTGGGCCCTGCGGACAGGCAGGGGCCTGAAGAGAGTGACGAGTTTCAGAGCTGA
- the IRAK1 gene encoding interleukin-1 receptor-associated kinase 1 isoform X5, whose translation MAGGPGPGDPAAPGAQHFLYEVPPWVMCRFYKVMDALEPADWCQFAALIVRDQTELRLCERSGQRTASVLWPWINRNARVADLVRILTHLQLLRARDIITAWHPPAPLPPPTATTPPLGPSSISVPSEAKARSPRKSQSSASTLLSPGSQTHPGPHLGPTAHPAVPRPALPTPAPCSTEQSPESPLAFLQGAHPAPFCWPLPEIAQGTRNFSEELKIGEGGFGCVYRAVMRNTVYAVKRLKEDADLEWNAVKQSFLTEVEQLSRFRHPNIVDFAGYCAQSGFYCLVYGFLPNGSLEDRLHFQTPACAPLSWPQRMDILVGTARAIQFLHQDSPSLIHGDVKSSNVLLDERLMPKLGDFGLARFSRFTGASPGQSSAVARTRTVRGTLAYLPEEYVKTGKLAVETDTFSFGVVVLETLVGQRAVRTQGTGTKYLKDLVEEEAEEAGVALKGGHTTAQAGLASDAWAAPIAAQIYKKHVDPRPGPCPPKLGQPLGQLACCCLHRRAKRRPPMTQGHRWLVPHHLSHRRSSSTPPDRRWCRSWPCTKMGCWTASSCCPRAHSQAWAWALRTGRGLKRVTSFRAEHVPGQTPQTWKSKFSWSEVLTVCERLAARGLRAWGHRPWREKGGGHRQDSASQAIDWPLGHHLGVIRGTWGVRI comes from the exons ATGGCCGGGGGCCCGGGCCCGGGGGACCCCGCGGCCCCCGGCGCCCAGCACTTCTTGTACGAGGTGCCGCCCTGGGTCATGTGCCGCTTCTACAAGGTGATGGACGCCCTGGAGCCTGCCGACTGGTGCCAGTTCG CGGCCCTGATCGTACGCGACCAGACCGAGCTTCGGCTCTGCGAGCGCTCGGGACAGCGCACGGCCAGCGTCCTGTGGCCCTGGATCAATCGCAACGCCCGCGTGGCCGACCTCGTGCGCATCCTCACGCACCTGCAGCTCCTCCGCGCTCGGGACATCATCACGGCCT GGCATCCTCCTGCCCCTCTCCCGCCCCCCACCGCCACCACCCCGCCCCTGGGGCCCAGCAGCATCTCTGTCCCCTCTGAGGCCAAGGCCAGGAGCCCCAGGAAGTCGCAGTCCTCAgcctccaccctcctctccccag GTTCCCAGACCCATCCTGGGCCCCACCTCGGCCCCACCGCACACCCTGCCGTCCCCCGACCAGCACTGCCAACTCCAGCCCCTTGCTCCACCGAG CAGAGCCCAGAGAGCCCACTGGCTTTCCTGCAGGGGGCCCACCCTGCCCCGTTCTGCTGGCCCCTCCCTGAGATTGCCCAGGGCACCCGCAACTTCTCCGAGGAGCTCAAGATCGGTGAGGGTGGTTTTGGCTGCGTGTACCGGGCGGTGATGAGGAACACGGTGTATGCTGTGAAGAGGCTGAAGGAG GACGCCGATCTGGAGTGGAACGCTGTGAAGCAGAGCTTCCTGACTGAGGTGGAGCAGCTGTCCCG GTTTCGTCACCCAAACATTGTGGACTTTGCCGGCTACTGTGCTCAGAGCGGCTTCTACTGCCTAGTCTACGGCTTCCTGCCCAATGGTTCCCTGGAAGACCGCCTCCACTTCCAG ACCCCGGCCTGCGCCCCCCTCTCCTGGCCTCAGCGAATGGACATCCTTGTGGGCACAGCCCGGGCAATTCAGTTCTTACACCAGGACAGCCCCAGCCTCATCCACGGGGATGTCAAGAG TTCCAATGTCCTCCTGGATGAGAGACTGATGCCCAAGCTGGGAGACTTTGGCCTCGCCCGTTTTAGCCGCTTTACTGGTGCCAGCCCTGGCCAAAGCAGTGCCGTGGCCCGGACTCGGACGGTGCGGGGCACCCTGGCCTACCTGCCCGAGGAATATGTCAAGACAGGGAAGCTGGCCGTGGAGACCGACACTTTCAGCTTTGGGGTG GTGGTGCTGGAGACCCTGGTGGGCCAGAGGGCTGTGAGAACACAGGGAACTGGGACCAAGTACCTG AAGGACCTGGTCGAAGAGGAGGCGGAGGAGGCCGGGGTGGCCCTGAAAGGTGGCCACACCACAGCGCAGGCAGGTCTGGCCTCGGATGCCTGGGCTGCTCCAATCGCTGCCCAGATCTACAAGAAACACGTGGATCCCAGGCCCGGGCCCTGCCCACCCAAGCTAGGCCAGCCCCTGGGCCAGCTGGCCTGCTGCTGCCTGCACCGCAGGGCTAAGAGGAGGCCCCCCATGACCCAG GGTCACCGCTGGCTAGTACCACATCATCTGAGCCACCGCAGATCGTCATCAACCCCGCCCGACAGAAGATGGTGCAGAAGCTGGCCCTGTACGAAGATGGGGTGTTGGACAGCCTCCAGCTGCTGTCCTCGAGCTCACTCCCAG GCTTGGGCCTGGGCCCTGCGGACAGGCAGGGGCCTGAAGAGAGTGACGAGTTTCAGAGCTGAGCATGTGCCCGGTCAGACGCCCCAAACCTGGAAGTCAAAGTTCTCGTGGTCGGAAGTTCTCACGGTGTGCGAACGCTTGGCAGCTCGTGGGCTGCGGGCGTGGGGGCACCGTCCCTGGAGGGAGAAGGGGGGGGGTCACAGGCAGGACTCGGCCAGCCAAGCCATCGATTGGCCTTTGGGTCATCACTTGGGTGTCATTAGAGGGACATGGGGAGTACGGATCTGA
- the IRAK1 gene encoding interleukin-1 receptor-associated kinase 1 isoform X2, whose protein sequence is MAGGPGPGDPAAPGAQHFLYEVPPWVMCRFYKVMDALEPADWCQFAALIVRDQTELRLCERSGQRTASVLWPWINRNARVADLVRILTHLQLLRARDIITAWHPPAPLPPPTATTPPLGPSSISVPSEAKARSPRKSQSSASTLLSPGSQTHPGPHLGPTAHPAVPRPALPTPAPCSTESPESPLAFLQGAHPAPFCWPLPEIAQGTRNFSEELKIGEGGFGCVYRAVMRNTVYAVKRLKEDADLEWNAVKQSFLTEVEQLSRFRHPNIVDFAGYCAQSGFYCLVYGFLPNGSLEDRLHFQTPACAPLSWPQRMDILVGTARAIQFLHQDSPSLIHGDVKSSNVLLDERLMPKLGDFGLARFSRFTGASPGQSSAVARTRTVRGTLAYLPEEYVKTGKLAVETDTFSFGVVVLETLVGQRAVRTQGTGTKYLKDLVEEEAEEAGVALKGGHTTAQAGLASDAWAAPIAAQIYKKHVDPRPGPCPPKLGQPLGQLACCCLHRRAKRRPPMTQVYERLEELQAAAGLPLEPAEPTGRGPPSPQENSYVSTAGIAPSRGAPWQPLAAPSRGLAQAADQLRKGPNEPVESDESMSGLSGALCSWHLTPSPPPGPALPGSPGQGAATWAPAPLRLASCTQAGGVTGESNWGSGPGSWPTALEGSPLASTTSSEPPQIVINPARQKMVQKLALYEDGVLDSLQLLSSSSLPGLGLGPADRQGPEESDEFQS, encoded by the exons ATGGCCGGGGGCCCGGGCCCGGGGGACCCCGCGGCCCCCGGCGCCCAGCACTTCTTGTACGAGGTGCCGCCCTGGGTCATGTGCCGCTTCTACAAGGTGATGGACGCCCTGGAGCCTGCCGACTGGTGCCAGTTCG CGGCCCTGATCGTACGCGACCAGACCGAGCTTCGGCTCTGCGAGCGCTCGGGACAGCGCACGGCCAGCGTCCTGTGGCCCTGGATCAATCGCAACGCCCGCGTGGCCGACCTCGTGCGCATCCTCACGCACCTGCAGCTCCTCCGCGCTCGGGACATCATCACGGCCT GGCATCCTCCTGCCCCTCTCCCGCCCCCCACCGCCACCACCCCGCCCCTGGGGCCCAGCAGCATCTCTGTCCCCTCTGAGGCCAAGGCCAGGAGCCCCAGGAAGTCGCAGTCCTCAgcctccaccctcctctccccag GTTCCCAGACCCATCCTGGGCCCCACCTCGGCCCCACCGCACACCCTGCCGTCCCCCGACCAGCACTGCCAACTCCAGCCCCTTGCTCCACCGAG AGCCCAGAGAGCCCACTGGCTTTCCTGCAGGGGGCCCACCCTGCCCCGTTCTGCTGGCCCCTCCCTGAGATTGCCCAGGGCACCCGCAACTTCTCCGAGGAGCTCAAGATCGGTGAGGGTGGTTTTGGCTGCGTGTACCGGGCGGTGATGAGGAACACGGTGTATGCTGTGAAGAGGCTGAAGGAG GACGCCGATCTGGAGTGGAACGCTGTGAAGCAGAGCTTCCTGACTGAGGTGGAGCAGCTGTCCCG GTTTCGTCACCCAAACATTGTGGACTTTGCCGGCTACTGTGCTCAGAGCGGCTTCTACTGCCTAGTCTACGGCTTCCTGCCCAATGGTTCCCTGGAAGACCGCCTCCACTTCCAG ACCCCGGCCTGCGCCCCCCTCTCCTGGCCTCAGCGAATGGACATCCTTGTGGGCACAGCCCGGGCAATTCAGTTCTTACACCAGGACAGCCCCAGCCTCATCCACGGGGATGTCAAGAG TTCCAATGTCCTCCTGGATGAGAGACTGATGCCCAAGCTGGGAGACTTTGGCCTCGCCCGTTTTAGCCGCTTTACTGGTGCCAGCCCTGGCCAAAGCAGTGCCGTGGCCCGGACTCGGACGGTGCGGGGCACCCTGGCCTACCTGCCCGAGGAATATGTCAAGACAGGGAAGCTGGCCGTGGAGACCGACACTTTCAGCTTTGGGGTG GTGGTGCTGGAGACCCTGGTGGGCCAGAGGGCTGTGAGAACACAGGGAACTGGGACCAAGTACCTG AAGGACCTGGTCGAAGAGGAGGCGGAGGAGGCCGGGGTGGCCCTGAAAGGTGGCCACACCACAGCGCAGGCAGGTCTGGCCTCGGATGCCTGGGCTGCTCCAATCGCTGCCCAGATCTACAAGAAACACGTGGATCCCAGGCCCGGGCCCTGCCCACCCAAGCTAGGCCAGCCCCTGGGCCAGCTGGCCTGCTGCTGCCTGCACCGCAGGGCTAAGAGGAGGCCCCCCATGACCCAG GTGTACGAGAGGCTTGAGGAGCTGCAGGCAGCAGCAGGGCTGCCCCTGGAGCCTGCTGAGCCCACCGGCCGTGGTCCACCCTCCCCACAGGAGAACTCCTATGTATCCACCGCCGGCATTGCCCCAAGCAGGGGCGCCCCCTGGCAGCCCCTGGCAGCGCCATCCAGAGGCCTGGCCCAGGCTGCAGACCAGCTCCGGAAAGGCCCCAACGAGCCTGTGGAGAGCGACGAGAGCATGTCCGGCCTCTCTGGTGCCTTGTGCTCCTGGCACTTGACTCCAAGCCCCCCCCCAGGCCCGGCCCTGCCAGGTAGCCCTGGGCAAGGAGCTGCCACCTGGGCCCCAGCGCCCCTCAGACTGGCCAGCTGCACTCAGGCAGGGGGTGTCACCGGAGAGTCAAATTGGGGGAGCGGCCCGGGGTCCTGGCCCACAGCCTTGGAAG GGTCACCGCTGGCTAGTACCACATCATCTGAGCCACCGCAGATCGTCATCAACCCCGCCCGACAGAAGATGGTGCAGAAGCTGGCCCTGTACGAAGATGGGGTGTTGGACAGCCTCCAGCTGCTGTCCTCGAGCTCACTCCCAG GCTTGGGCCTGGGCCCTGCGGACAGGCAGGGGCCTGAAGAGAGTGACGAGTTTCAGAGCTGA